CGTCCTGTGACGTGGTGCAGGTGGCACAGCCCAAGACCATCGTCATTGATTTCAGTGCGCCTAACATCGCCAAGCCTATGCATGTGGGGCACATCCGCAGTACCTTCATTGGCGACTGTCTGGCCCGTGTGAGTCGGTTTGTTGGCCACAAGGTCATCACAGACAATCACGTGGGCGACTGGGGCACCCAGTTCGGCATGATCATTCATGGCTGGAAGACCCAGCTCGACCATGAGGCGCTGAAAAAGCACCCCATTCAGGAACTGGTGCGCACCTACAAACTCATCAATGCCGAGGCCAAAGCGGATGAAACCGTGCTGACCCTCTGCAAGACCGAGCTGGTGAAATTGCAGCAGGGCGACGAGGAAAACCTCGCCATCTGGAAGGAATGCGTGCGGCTTACCCTCGTGCAATTGGAAGAGGTGTATGGCACCTTGGACATCGAGTTTGACCATTACCTGGGCGAAAGTTTCTACAACGAGGCGCTGGGACCCTTGGTGACGGATCTGCTCTCTCGCGGCATCGCCGTTTTGAGCGAAGGCGCGGCGGTGATCTTTAGCGAAGGCACGGCGGCCGTGGAGGATGATCCCTTCATGACGCGTGACCGCGAGACGAAGGAGTGGGTGCAGCTTCCGTTGATCATTCAAAAGTCCGATGGCGGTTTCCTCTATGGCACCACCGACCTCGCGACCATCAACTACCGCGTCCAGGAGTGGCAGGCGGATGAAATCTGGTACGTCGTGGGTGCTCCGCAGCAGCTTCACTTCCGTCAAGTCTTCGCCGCCGCCAAACGCATGGGCCACAGCACCGGCATGATGCACATCGCCTTTGGCAGCATCCTGGGGCCGGATGGCAAGATGTTCAAAACCCGTAGTGGTGAAACCGTGGGCCTCCTCGAAGTCATCGAGGAAGCGATTGAGCGTGCCCGCGCGGCGGCTGAAGAGAAAGATCAAGGCCTCTCCGATGCGGAGAAGGACGAGATCGCCCGCATCATCGGCAGTGGCTCCGTGAAGTATGCCGAGCTGAGCCAGAATCGTCTCACCGATTATAAATTTAGCTGGGATAAGATGCTGTCCTTGCAGGGCAATACCGCGCCTTACCTCATCAATGCGTATGTGCGCACGCGCGCCATCTTCCGCAAGCTGGAGGGCAGCGAGGTCACGCTGACACCTGAGATCGCGCTCACCGAGCCTGCCGAAATCGCCCTGGCGATGAAGCTGGCCCAGTTCGCTGAGGCGACCCATGACGTGCTGGTGGATCACCGCCCGAACACGCTGGCTAACTACTTGTATGAACTGGCCAATACGTACCACAGCTTTTACGAAGCCTGTCACGTGCTGAACAGCGCGGGCGTCGTTCGCAATACCCGTCTCACTTTGTGTGAGGCGACGAGTCGGGTGCTGAAGACCGGGCTCGGTTTGCTGGGCATCCAGACGACGGAGCGGATGTAAAGTGGTGCGGGCACTCCTGCCTGCAATTCTTCGAACCTTGATGGCTCTAGCGGTTTTGGCCTTCGGTTATGCAGGCAGGAGTGCCTGCATAACTTAAGCCCCGTGCTTTTTGATCACTTGGATGAACTCGGGCAGGTAGGTGTG
The Prosthecobacter algae genome window above contains:
- the argS gene encoding arginine--tRNA ligase → MFRAALTDRLQAAFTTAGIVLPEGFPVSVELASDTRFGDYQSNAAMTLAKQLKTNPRALAEQIKASFSADELCSEVSIAGPGFLNFRISPAALSAKVQAITTGTSCDVVQVAQPKTIVIDFSAPNIAKPMHVGHIRSTFIGDCLARVSRFVGHKVITDNHVGDWGTQFGMIIHGWKTQLDHEALKKHPIQELVRTYKLINAEAKADETVLTLCKTELVKLQQGDEENLAIWKECVRLTLVQLEEVYGTLDIEFDHYLGESFYNEALGPLVTDLLSRGIAVLSEGAAVIFSEGTAAVEDDPFMTRDRETKEWVQLPLIIQKSDGGFLYGTTDLATINYRVQEWQADEIWYVVGAPQQLHFRQVFAAAKRMGHSTGMMHIAFGSILGPDGKMFKTRSGETVGLLEVIEEAIERARAAAEEKDQGLSDAEKDEIARIIGSGSVKYAELSQNRLTDYKFSWDKMLSLQGNTAPYLINAYVRTRAIFRKLEGSEVTLTPEIALTEPAEIALAMKLAQFAEATHDVLVDHRPNTLANYLYELANTYHSFYEACHVLNSAGVVRNTRLTLCEATSRVLKTGLGLLGIQTTERM